gcctttgtgagagatgtcagtgttgatacttctaccgttgagtcagttccggtagtgagagactatccAAATGTATTTTCGGCAGATCTTCTAGGCATgctgcccgatagggatatcgattttggtattgagttGTTGCCGGGAACTCAGCTcgtttctattccaccatatcgtgtggccccagcagagttgaaggagttgaaggagaagttgcaagagttgcttgataagggtttcattcggcccagtgtgtcaccttggggtgctccggtcttggttgtaaagaagaaggaaggTTCCATCCATATGagtattgattatcggcaattgaacaaggttacagtaaaaaataggtatccattgccacgcactaatgacctatttgatcagctatagtGTGCTagagtattctcaaagattgatttgcggtcaggctatcatcagctgaagatttgggattcgaatattccgaagactactttcaggactcgatatggtcattacaattttcttgtgatgtcatttggtttgaccaatgccccagcagcattcatgcacttgatgaatagtgtattccatccctatcttgactcatttgtcattatGTACTCCTGGAGCTagaaggatcatgagcagcatttgagaattGTGTTACAGACCTTGaaggaaaagaagttgtatgcaaagttttcaaagtgtgaattctggcttgattcggtggcatttttcggtcatgtggtgtcgagcgAGGGGATCAAGGAAGATCTGAATAAGATTAAAGTggtgcaaagttggcccagaccatcttcaactACTAAGATCCGTATTTTTCTTGGCTTAGTGGGTATTACCGtcatttcgtagagggtttctcatctattgttgcacctatgagcagattgacccagaagggtgcctctTTCAGatagaccgaggagtgtgaggagatatTTCAAAAggtcaagactgccttgactacagccccagtgttggtgttacctACGGGTTtagggtcttacactgtgtactgtgatgccTCACGTGTTagcctcggcgcggtgttgatgcaagatggtaggatGATTGCCCACGCATCTAGACAGCTAAAGGTTCATGAGCAAAATTATCATATCCATGACTTGGAATTAgcggctattgttcatgccttgaagatttggcgacagtATTTGCACGGTGTCCCTTGTGTGGTCTATACCGAACACCGGAGCCTACAACATCTACTCAgataaaaggatcttaacttacaGCAGTGGAtgtggttagagtttcttaaagactatgatataaccattctatatcatcatgggaaggccaatgtggtggccgatgccttgagtcgaaaggcagagagtttggccAGTTTAGCATATATACCGacagcggagaggccattagtattggatgttcaggccttggcctacccttttgttagattggatatttcggagccgagtcaaGTTCtggcttgcatggtttctcggtcttctctatatgatcgcatcagagagcgttagtatgacgGCCCCCATTTGCTAGTCctcaaggacatggttcagcacggcgatgataaggaggttactattggggatgacggtgtgttaTGGATGCAGGGatggctatgtgtgcccaatgtgggtggtttgcgtgagttgattcttcaggaggcacacagttcgtggtactccattcatccgagtgccactaagatgtatcaggacttgaggcagcactattggtggaggaggatgaagaaatgcatagtggaatatgtagctcggtgtctaaattatcatcaggtgaagtatgagcatcagcagggcaggtgggttgctttagaggcttgagattcctgagtggaaatgggagcgagttacCATGGATTTCCTTGTTAGGCTCCCATGGACTTAGAAGAAGTTTGAcgtagtatgggtgattgtggataggttcaCCAAATCATCTCATTTCTTTCCGgtagtgactacttattcttcatagCAGCTGGCTAAGtctatatttgtgagattgtccgacttcatggcgtgccggtatccatcatctctgatcggggtacgcagtttacatcatgattCTAGAAGgtcgtacagcgtgagttaggcacatgggttgagttgattatagcattccaccctcagacgaacggacagttcgcgcgcactattcagatattggaagatatgctttgttCCTGTGTCATGgagttcgggggttcttgggatcagttcttgcctgtGTCATGgagttcgggggttcttgggatcagatggctctgtatgaggccttgtatgggaggcggtgtcggtctccggtgggttggtttgagccgggtgaggcaaggctattgggtactggCGTGGTTCAGggtgctttggaaaaggttaagttgattcatgatcggcttcgtacagcccaatctagacagaagagttatgcggatcggaaggttcacgatgttgtATTTATAGTTGGAGAGCAGGTCTTGTTCTGGTTTTCGCCCattaagggtgttatgag
This sequence is a window from Nicotiana tomentosiformis chromosome 5, ASM39032v3, whole genome shotgun sequence. Protein-coding genes within it:
- the LOC138892347 gene encoding uncharacterized protein, with product MCLREYVRQSLRDAWCAEFEQLRQGAMTVLEYAVKFSELSRHAPSLVSIVRERVCRFIEGLNYGIRFNMTRELETDTPYQLGCLLKAQRMVGKGCDAYLAFVRDVSVDTSTVESVPVVRDYPNVFSADLLGMLPDRDIDFGIELLPGTQLVSIPPYRVAPAELKELKEKLQELLDKGFIRPSVSPWGAPVLVVKKKEGSIHMSIDYRQLNKVTVKNRYPLPRTNDLFDQL